A genomic segment from Panthera tigris isolate Pti1 chromosome A1, P.tigris_Pti1_mat1.1, whole genome shotgun sequence encodes:
- the SLC4A9 gene encoding anion exchange protein 4: MKLPGQEEFEVSSACENVPTGELENGPGSCPSPDGTSDTNRGDRGVPTDSLLFIQLNELLGWPQALEWRETGRWVLFEEKLEVGAGRWSVPHVPTLALPSLQKLRSLLAEGLVLLDCPAQSFLELVEQVTRVESLSPELRGQLQALLLQRPQHLIQPTGTRPCQGSAHPREASHNEEAPLKEQRQNPLRQKLPPGAEAGAVLAGELGFLVRPLGAFVRLRDPVVLGPLIEVPLPSRFFCLLLGPSTLGRGYHEMGRAMAVLLSDRQFQWSVRRASSLHDLLAALDAFLEEVTVLPPGRWDPTARIAPPKCLPSQHKRLLSQLREVKGPSAQHGALAEDRHGHWPHAPSPELQRTGRLFGGLVQDVRRKALWYTSDFLDALHPQCFSAVLYIYLATITNAITFGGLLGEATNGAQGVLESFLGTAVAGAAFCLMAGQPLTILSSTGPVLVFERLLFSFSRDYSLDYLPFRLWVGIWVATFCLALVATEASVLVRYFTRFTEEGFCALISLIFIYDAVGKMLSLTSAYPIQSPGSPAYGCFCQYPDLGGNESQWKKTEPKDRDDISSMDLGLVNASLLPPPECARRGGHPRGPGCHIVPDIAFFSVLLFLTSFLIATALKHVKTSRFFPSVVRKVLGDFSSVLAMLLGCGLDSFLGLATPKLMVPSEFKPTLPGRGWLVSPFGANPWWLSVAAALPALLLSILIFMDQQITAVILNRAEYKLRKGAGFHLDLFCVAVLLLLTSVLGLPWYVSATVISLAHMDSLRRESTACVLGEPRSFLGIREQRLTGLVVFILTGASIFLAPVLKFIPMPVLYGIFLYMGVAAISSIQFTKRVQLLLMPAKHQPDLLLLRHVPLSRVHLFTAIQLACLGLLWIIKSTPAAIIFPLMLLGLVGVRKALEWVFSPQELLWLDELMPEKERNIPEKGLEPEYSLSGDTEDSELMYQPRAPEINISVN; the protein is encoded by the exons ATGAAGCTGCCAGGCCAGGAAGAGTTTGAAGTCTCCAGTGCTTGTGAAAATGTGCCCACAGGAGAGCTGGAGAATGGCCCTGGCTCTTGCCCCAGCCCTGATGGCACCTCAGACACAAACAGAGGGGATCGGGGGGTACCCACGGACTCTCTGCTCTTCATTCAACTGAATGAACTTCTGGGCTGGCCCCAGGCACTGGAgtggagagagacaggcag GTGGGTGCTGTTTGAGGAGAAGCTGGAGGTGGGTGCAGGCCGGTGGAGTGTCCCTCACGTGCCCACCCTGGCACTGCCCAGCCTTCAGAAGCTCCGCAGCCTACTGGCCGAGGGCCTTGTGCTGCTGGACTGTCCAGCTCAGAGCTTCCTGGAGCTCGTGG AACAGGTGACAAGAGTGGAGTCGCTGAGCCCAGAGCTGAGAGGGCAGCTGCAGGCCTTGCTGCTGCAGAGACCCCAGCATCTCATCCAGCCCACAGGCACCAGGCCCTGCCAGG GGTCTGCTCATCCAAGAGAGGCTTCTCACAATGAGGAAGCCCCGCTGAAGGAACAG CGTCAGAACCCTCTGAGACAGAAGCTGCCTCCAGGGGCTGAGGCAGGGGCTGTGCTGGCAGGAGAGTTGGGCTTCCTGGTACGGCCCCTGGGGGCCTTTGTACGACTGCGGGATCCAGTGGTGTTGGGGCCCCTCATTGAGGTGCCCCTTCCCAGCAG GtttttctgcctcctccttgGTCCCTCCACACTGGGAAGGGGCTATCATGAGATGGGCCGGGCCATGGCCGTCCTCCTCAGTGACCGG CAATTCCAGTGGTCAGTTCGTCGGGCCAGCAGCCTTCATGACCTTCTGGCAGCCTTGGATGCCTTCCTAGAGGAGGTGACAGTGCTTCCTCCAGGTCGGTGGGACCCGACAGCCCGGATTGCCCCACCCAAATGTCTGCCTTCCCAGCACAAAAG GCTCCTCTCACAACTGAGGGAGGTCAAGGGCCCAtctgcccagcatggggcccTGGCTGAGGACAGACATGGTCACTGGCCACATGCGCCCAGCCCAGAGTTACAGCGGACAGGCAG GCTGTTTGGGGGCCTTGTCCAGGATGTGCGTCGGAAGGCCTTGTGGTACACCAGTGACTTCCTGGACGCGCTGCATCCCCAGTGCTTCTCGGCTGTGCTCTACATCTACCTGGCCACCATCACTAACGCCATCACTTTTGGGGGTCTGCTGGGGGAAGCCACCAATGGTGCTCAG GGGGTGCTGGAAAGTTTTCTGGGCACTGCAGTGGCTGGAGCTGCTTTCTGCCTGATGGCTGGCCAGCCCCTCACCATCCTCAGCAGCACGGGGCCAGTGCTGGTCTTTGAACGCCTGCTCTTCTCCTTCAGCAG AGATTACAGCTTGGACTACCTGCCTTTCCGCCTATgggtgggcatctgggtggccacCTTTTGTCTGGCACTAGTGGCCACAGAGGCCAGCGTACTGGTACGCTACTTTACCCGCTTCACCGAAGAAGGCTTCTGTGCCCTCATCAGCCTCATCTTCATCTACGATGCTGTGGGCAAAATGCTGAGCTTGACCAGTGCCTATCCCATCCAGAGCCCTGGCTCTCCTGCCTACGGCTGCTTTTGCCAGTACCCAGAcctgggag GAAATGAGTCTCAGTGGAAGAAGACAGAACCAAAAGACAGAGATGACATTTCAAGCATG GACCTAGGCCTGGTCAATGCCTCCTTGCTGCCCCCACCCGAGTGTGCCCGACGGGGAGGCCACCCTCGTGGTCCCGGCTGTCATATAGTCCCAGACATCGccttcttctctgtcctcctcttcctTACTTCTTTCCTCATAGCCACGGCCCTCAAGCATGTAAAGACAAGCCGCTTCTTCCCCTCTGTG GTGCGCAAAGTGCTCGGTGACTTCTCCTCAGTCCTGGCCATGCTGCTGGGCTGTGGCCTCGATTCCTTCCTGGGTCTAGCCACACCAAAGCTCATGGTGCCCAGCGAGTTCAAG CCCACACTCCCTGGGCGTGGATGGCTGGTGTCACCTTTTGGAGCCAACCCCTGGTGGCTGAGTGTGGCAGCCGCCCTCCCTGCTCTGCTGCTGTCTATCCTCATCTTCATGGACCAGCAGATCACAGCGGTCATCCTCAACCGTGCCGAATATAAACTGCGG AAGGGAGCTGGCTTCCACCTGGACCTCTTCTGTGTGGCTGTGCTGCTGCTGCTCACATCAGTGCTTGGGCTGCCCTGGTATGTCTCAGCCACAGTCATCTCCCTGGCCCATATGGACAGTCTTCGGAGAGAGAGCACAGCTTGTGTCCTGGGGGAACCCCGGAGCTTCCTTGGCATCAG GGAGCAGAGGCTGACAGGCCTGGTGGTGTTCATCCTCACAGGAGCCTCCATCTTCCTGGCACCTGTACTGAAG TTCATCCCGATGCCTGTGCTCTATGGAATCTTCCTGTACATGGGAGTGGCAGCGATTAGCAGCATCCAG TTCACAAAGAGGGTACAGCTATTACTGATGCCAGCAAAACACCAGCCAGACCTCCTCCTCTTGAGACATGTGCCTCTGAGCAGGGTCCACCTCTTCACAGCTATCCAGCTTGCCTGCCTGGGTCTGCTTTGGATAATCAAATCTACTCCTGCAGCCATCATCTTCCCCCTCATG TTGCTGGGCCTGGTGGGGGTCCGAAAGGCACTGGAGTGGGTCTTCTCACCACAGGAACTCCTTTGGCTGGACGAGCTGAtgccagagaaggaaaggaacatCCCTGAGAAGGGACTGGAGCCAGAGTACTCACTTAGTGGTGACACTGAAGAT TCAGAGCTGATGTATCAGCCAAGGGCTCCAGAGATCAACATCTCTGTGAATTAG